In the genome of Populus trichocarpa isolate Nisqually-1 chromosome 6, P.trichocarpa_v4.1, whole genome shotgun sequence, one region contains:
- the LOC112327843 gene encoding uncharacterized protein LOC112327843 encodes MASTGRPPVSRLSNNQPLPTIKPPQTSTPHKQSSNPPQISSLLPSIRTTNPLHPHSGSWAERVRVTDTSTRFSLDPIPRQECGARLRIPAELLSESADKWNRCMVGFSPGFKMNYHTVNTIATRAWKRYGLEDVMTTAGGFMIFRFNTVDDMHGVLEKGPWMFGGKAIILQQWHPHLVLDKNKINKLPVWIRLHGLPFPLWSKSGLSLSASMVGRPLSCDEQTFNNTRLDFEPILIKVEYEWKPSRCSKCCLFGHVCPETDMTELAQMNPETIPTETLPLHLSTDSGKNNDSCTIAEGTNKSPQENTLSVDAGNITNEVHYTVAARKNKARASGLSGPLHTQPTGQIDSRKGHLPKKPMEQLHIVPFNSRHYPIESKLDNEGDEGESDNDPTHDYQLIEENQLLIARFDRCVESKMAPLISTSEASSSADASSTFIGWDTKIVKISCLHYSDQWVTCEVTSLASKEISRFTFVYGHNTPAGRGLIWEYIMQHAPLFSTSPWALMGDFNATIQPSDRLGGNLHWYGHHEDFGRCIHEAELIQVPYSGLKFSWHNGQIGRDTIMRKLDWIFCNPAFLNTWPTAHSKFLPRDASDHSAMILDFSNHRPQGPAPFKFLNLWADKEDFMDIVRAVWQPPISGNPMYCLTAKLRLLKNAYKSLHRQHTSHISRRVAEAKASWNSAQVALDESPDSLELMTAERNHARIYSQLCKEEEAFYKQRSRIQWLSLGDRNTKFFHRSLVHRQSRNRVHGLTDEAGNQVTANKEMGQLAVTYYQNILVAPPHTSQEDVSSLYTSKIPPTSVPSLIQPITLEEIKRALFSIPDDKAPGPDGFTSYFFKKCWGIIGTDFINAIRSFFERNTLPRCINATIIALVPKVENPAGMDDYRPISCCNVIYKCISKIMATRLKTILADIVNPSQSAFVPGRQISDNILLTQELMHNYHLDRGPARCALKVDLRKAFDTISWDFIIRGLQAIGTPDCMVGWIKACISSATFSVSLNGELHGFFPSSRGLRQGDPLSPYLFVLGIEGLGGLLKTASLGAQFRFHWRCKQNAITHLTLADDLMIFSHADLASVKIIREVLNNFSSLSGVEINHNKSQVFVSGVAEAFRTDIINCLDFRLGTLPVKYLGVPLISTRLTHQHCLPLIERIISRIKLWTSASLTYAGRLQLIKSTLFSIQVYWSSIFIIPASTIRKIESSLASFLWKGTSLTHSGAKVAWASLCYPMNEGGLGIKSITTWNKDALLKHVWRLISKNSSIWVTWVLSVLLRGRSFWYINLPTASFWSWRKILQSRNWCKGLFTSCIGNGRDTSLWLDYWLPDGRRVCDLMPFRVLSSTGLPWNAKVADIISAGRWSFPSGHLDLQPIWNSILFHPKMHQLDTYIWNGTPT; translated from the exons ATGGCCTCCACTGGTCGCCCCCCTGTTTCAAGACTATCAAACAACCAACCACTTCCTACTATCAAACCACCTCAGACATCAACACCTCATAAACAATCGAGCAACCCCCCTCAAATATCCTCCCTGCTGCCTTCGATACGCACTACAAATCCCCTTCACCCCCACTCTGGCTCCTGGGCAGAGAGAGTCAGAGTAACTGACACATCCACTAGGTTCTCCCTAGATCCCATCCCCAGGCAGGAGTGTGGAGCTCGTCTCAGGATCCCTGCAGAACTATTATCCGAATCTGCTGACAAATGGAACAGGTGCATGGTTGGCTTCTCCCCAGGCTTCAAAATGAATTACCATACGGTCAACACAATAGCAACAAGAGCTTGGAAACGTTATGGGCTAGAGGATGTGATGACCACAGCCGGTGGATTTATGATTTTCAGATTCAATACAGTGGATGACATGCATGGAGTGCTGGAGAAAGGGCCCTGGATGTTCGGGGGCAAAGCTATAATCCTACAACAATGGCACCCTCACCTTGTTCTTGATAAGAATAAGATAAATAAGCTTCCTGTATGGATACGTTTGCATGGCCTGCCTTTCCCGCTCTGGTCCAAGTCTGGATTAAGCCTATCTGCTAGCATGGTCGGCCGCCCATTATCTTGTGATGAGCAAACCTTCAACAACACCCGGCTGGACTTTG AACCTATCCTGATAAAAGTTGAATATGAGTGGAAACCCTCTCGGTGCAGCAAATGCTGCTTGTTTGGCCATGTATGCCCAGAAACAGACATGACAGAGCTAGCTCAAATGAATCCAGAGACCATACCAACCGAAACCTTACCCCTCCATCTATCAACTGATTCTGGCAAAAACAATGACAGTTGCACTATTGCAGAGGGGACAAACAAATCTCCACAAGAGAATACCCTATCAGTTGACGCTGGCAATATCACTAATGAGGTCCACTATACTGTTGCAGCTAGGAAAAACAAGGCAAGAGCATCCGGTCTCAGTGGCCCCCTACATACACAACCCACTGGGCAAATTGATAGCAGAAAGGGCCACCTACCCAAGAAACCAATGGAACAGTTGCATATAGTGCCATTCAACAGCAGGCACTACCCCATTGAAAGCAAATTGGACAATGAGGGTGATGAGGGGGAGTCAGACAATGATCCAACTCATGACTATCAATTGATTGAAGAAAACCAGCTGCTCATCGCCAGATTTGACCGCTGTGTAGAGAGCAAAATGGCACCCCTGATAAGCACTAGTGAAGCCTCGTCTTCAGCTGATGCATCCTCAACATTTATAG GGTGGGATACAAAGATTGTGAAAATCTCTTGCCTGCACTACTCTGACCAGTGGGTCACTTGTGAAGTTACGTCCCTTGCCTCGAAAGAAATCTCCAGGTTCACCTTTGTGTATGGCCATAATACTCCGGCTGGGAGAGGCTTAATATGGGAGTATATAATGCAGCATGCTCCGCTATTCTCTACATCCCCTTGGGCCCTCATGGGTGATTTCAATGCCACTATTCAGCCTTCGGATAGGTTAGGTGGAAATTTGCATTGGTATGGGCATCATGAAGATTTTGGCCGTTGTATTCATGAAGCTGAACTAATTCAGGTTCCATATTCAGGGCTGAAATTCTCCTGGCATAATGGTCAGATTGGAAGAGATACTATTATGAGGAAGCTTGACTGGATCTTCTGTAACCCGGCTTTCCTTAACACTTGGCCAACAGCGCACTCTAAGTTCCTCCCTAGAGATGCATCAGATCATAGTGCAATGATCCTAGACTTCAGCAATCACAGACCTCAGGGACCAGCCCCTTTTAAGTTCCTTAACTTGTGGGCGGACAAAGAGGATTTTATGGATATAGTCAGAGCCGTTTGGCAGCCTCCCATCAGTGGCAATCCCATGTATTGCCTCACAGCTAAGCTTCGACTTTTAAAGAATGCCTACAAGTCCCTCCATAGACAGCATACAAGTCACATCTCTCGCAGGGTAGCTGAAGCAAAAGCTAGTTGGAACTCTGCTCAGGTTGCTCTGGATGAATCCCCAGATTCTCTTGAGCTTATGACTGCAGAAAGGAATCATGCCCGAATATACTCTCAGTTATGTAAGGAAGAAGAGGCTTTCTACAAGCAGCGTTCTAGAATCCAGTGGTTGAGTCTAGGGGATAGAAATACCAAGTTCTTTCATAGATCCCTAGTCCACAGACAATCTAGGAATAGGGTCCATGGTTTGACTGATGAGGCAGGGAATCAAGTGACTGCTAATAAGGAGATGGGGCAACTAGCAGTGACATACTACCAGAACATTCTAGTAGCCCCCCCTCATACATCTCAAGAGGATGTCTCAAGCCTTTATACATCCAAGATCCCTCCCACATCGGTTCCCAGTCTTATCCAGCCAATCACTTTAGAAGAAATCAAGAGGGCCCTTTTCTCAATCCCAGATGATAAGGCCCCGGGGCCAGATGGATTTACCTCCTACTTCTTCAAAAAATGTTGGGGGATTATTGGAACAGATTTCATTAATGCAATCAGGTCTTTCTTTGAACGCAACACCCTCCCAAGATGTATCAATGCAACCATAATAGCCTTGGTGCCGAAGGTTGAGAACCCTGCAGGCATGGATGATTATCGGCCAATATCTTGCTGCAATGTAATCTATAAGTGCATATCCAAGATCATGGCTACCAGATTGAAGACCATCCTTGCTGATATAGTTAACCCCTCCCAATCGGCCTTTGTTCCAGGGAGGCAGATCTCAGACAACATTTTGTTAACTCAGGAGCTAATGCATAATTATCACTTGGATAGAGGCCCTGCCAGATGTGCGCTGAAAGTTGATCTGAGAAAGGCGTTTGACACAATCAGTTGGGATTTCATAATTAGGGGGTTACAAGCTATAGGAACTCCGGACTGCATGGTTGGATGGATTAAGGCTTGCATATCCTCGGCTACCTTCTCTGTTAGCCTCAATGGAGAGCTACATGGGTTTTTCCCTTCCAGTAGGGGGCTGCGTCAAGGCGACCCCCTCTCTCCTTATTTATTTGTCCTTGGCATTGAAGGCTTGGGGGGTCTCCTTAAGACAGCTTCATTGGGCGCACAGTTTAGATTCCATTGGAGGTGCAAACAGAATGCTATCACTCATCTTACCCTTGCTGACGATCTCATGATCTTTAGCCATGCCGATCTAGCCTCAGTTAAAATCATAAGGGAGGTTCTGAACAACTTCTCTAGTCTCTCAGGAGTGGAAATAAACCACAACAAAAGTCAGGTTTTTGTATCAGGGGTTGCAGAGGCTTTCAGAACAGACATCATCAATTGCTTGGATTTCAGATTGGGTACCCTACCAGTGAAATATCTTGGTGTTCCTTTGATTAGCACAAGATTAACTCATCAGCATTGCCTGCCTCTAATCGAGAGAATTATTTCCAGGATCAAATTGTGGACATCTGCTTCTCTCACTTATGCAGGTCGGCTCCAGCTAATCAAATCAACCCTATTTTCTATACAAGTGTACTGGTCAAGTATTTTCATCATCCCTGCTTCAACGATCCGGAAAATTGAAAGCTCTCTTGCCTCATTCCTATGGAAGGGCACTTCACTCACCCATTCAGGAGCTAAAGTTGCATGGGCTTCACTATGTTACCCCATGAATGAAGGGGGGCTGGGGATAAAGAGCATCACAACCTGGAACAAAGATGCACTTCTGAAGCATGTCTGGAGGCTGATATCCAAAAACTCTTCCATTTGGGTAACATGGGTCCTTTCGGTCCTGTTAAGAGGCCGCAGCTTCTGGTATATCAACCTCCCCACGGCCTCCTTTTGGTCTTGGAGAAAGATTCTTCAAAGCAGAAACTGGTGCAAAGGTCTTTTCACATCCTGTATTGGAAATGGCAGGGATACATCACTATGGCTGGATTATTGGCTGCCGGATGGAAGAAGAGTCTGCGACCTTATGCCCTTCAGGGTGTTATCTTCCACAGGTCTTCCTTGGAACGCGAAGGTTGCTGACATTATCAGTGCGGGTAGATGGAGCTTCCCATCAGGACACCTGGATCTCCAGCCGATATGGAACTCCATCCTCTTCCACCCAAAGATGCACCAGCTAGATACATACATCTGGAACGGGACCCCAACATGA
- the LOC7459914 gene encoding uncharacterized protein LOC7459914: MALKFLNKKGWHTGSLRNIENVWKAEQKHDAEQKKLEELRKQIQDERERSEFRLLQEQAGLVPKQERLEFLYDSGLAVGKTSGSSSGGGVGVAFKALEESIPGSTTSSSNNNNAPSSSAQQSSAPGALFEDKPHSSNDAWRKLHSDPLLLIRQREQEALARVKNNPIQMAMIRKSVEASKEKEMNHDRKEHQKKHSHSKGKHHKHSSKLQSDSENVSGEGERRRKTSDHKHSSSKRQSDSEDVRVEGEKRRKTSDRRSSKYDEHHYKAQVDSDGESSERENQRGRNSYRGSKYRERSPRGYSHPKAGKNDGQDTHRKNHGKSMNERYSLEGRTDFDADRKGRDANSSREARSYASSESVRYDSNYKRRNVASKLTEEERLAKLREMQVDAELHEEQRWKRLRKAEEDDAREATHTSMLGGRNFLDAAHKSVYGAEKGGSSTIEESVRRRAHYSQGRTEVGDGNAFRR; encoded by the exons ATGGCTTTGAAGTTTTTGAACAAGAAGGGATGGCACACGGGGAGCCTTAGGAACATAGAGAACGTGTGGAAAGCTGAGCAGAAGCACGACGCCGAACAGAAGAAGTTGGAGGAGCTCCGCAAACAGATTCAAGATGAGCGTGAGCGTTCTGAGTTTCGTCTTCTCCAGGAGCAAGCTGGTCTTGTCCC GAAGCAGGAAAGGTTGGAATTTCTTTATGATTCGGGATTAGCAGTTGGCAAGACCAGTGGCAGTTCCAGCGGAGGGGGGGTTGGAGTTGCGTTCAAGGCTCTTGAAGAATCCATTCCCGGCAGCACCACCAGCagtagcaacaacaacaacgcgCCATCCTCTTCTGCCCAGCAGTCGTCTGCCCCTGGAGCCTTATTCGAGGACAAGCCTCACTCTTCCAATGACGCTTGGAGGAAACTCCATTCCGATCCTCTCCTTTTGATTCGCCAGCGAGAACAAGAAGCCCTTGCCCGTGTCAAGAACAACCCCATTCAAATGGCCATGATTCGCAAATCT GTTGAAGCAAgtaaagagaaggagatgaacCATGATAGAAAGGAACACCAAAAGAAGCACAGTCATAGTAAAGGAAAGCATCACAAGCATTCATCGAAACTGCAATCTGATTCTGAAAATGTCAGTGGTGAAGGGGAAAGACGGAGAAAGACTAGTGATCACAAGCATTCATCTTCCAAACGACAATCTGATTCAGAAGATGTCAGAGTTGAAGgggaaaagaggagaaaaactaGTGATAGAAGGAGTTCAAAGTATGATGAGCATCATTATAAAGCACAAGTTGATTCAGATGGTGAGTCAAGTGAAAGAGAAAACCAGAGAGGAAGGAATAGCTATCGGGGTTCAAAATACAGAGAGCGATCTCCTCGTGGGTACTCACACCCAAAAGCTGGAAAAAATGATGGTCAGGATACTCACAGGAAGAATCATGGCAAGTCAATGAATGAGAGGTATTCATTGGAAGGCAGGACAGATTTTGATGCTGATAGAAAGGGAAGGGATGCAAACAGTTCTCGTGAAGCAAGGTCTTATGCTTCTTCCGAGTCCGTTCGCTATGATTCAAACTATAAACGCCGAAATGTCGCTTCTAAACTGACAGAAGAAGAGCGACTTGCTAAGCTACGGGAGATGCAAGTTGATGCTGAGTTGCATGAGGAGCAAAGATGGAAACGTTTGAGGAAGGCAGAGGAAGATGATGCACGAGAAGCTACTCATACAAGCATGTTGGGTGGCAGGAATTTCCTAGATGCTGCTCATAAAAGTGTGTATGGAGCTGAGAAGGGGGGGAGCTCAACCATTGAGGAGAGCGTCCGTCGTCGTGCACATTATTCACAAGGAAGGACTGAAGTGGGTGATGGCAATGCTTTTCGCCGATGA
- the LOC7489179 gene encoding ras-related protein Rab11C — protein sequence MAHRVDHEYDYLFKIVLIGDSGVGKSNILSRFTRNEFCLESKSTIGVEFATRTLQVDGKTVKAQIWDTAGQERYRAITSAYYRGAVGAFLVYDITKRQTFDNVQRWLRELRDHADSNIVIMMAGNKSDLNHLRAVQEEDGHALAEKEGLSFLETSALEATNIEKAFQTILTEIYHIISKKTLAAQEAAANSTVPGQGTTINVADASGNTKKGCCST from the exons atggCTCATAGAGTAGATCATGAGTATGATTATCTGTTTAAGATCGTGCTGATCGGGGACTCTGGTGTTGGCAAATCCAATATTCTTTCCAGGTTTACCAGAAATGAATTCTGCCTGGAATCCAAGTCCACCATCGGTGTTGAGTTTGCCACCAGAACTCTCCAA GTGGATGGGAAGACGGTAAAGGCACAGATTTGGGATACAGCAGGTCAGGAGCGGTACCGAGCTATCACTAGTGCTTATTATAGAGGAGCTGTTGGTGCTTTTCTTGTTTATGACATAACCAAGAGGCAGACTTTTGACAATGTCCAGAGATGGCTTCGTGAATTAAGAGACCATGCAGACTCAAACATTGTTATCATGAtggctggaaacaagtctgactTGAATCATCTCAGGGCTGTTCAAGAGGAGGATGGTCATGCCTTGGCTGAGAAGGAAGGTCTCTCATTTCTTGAGACATCAGCTCTAGAAGCCACCAATATTGAGAAGGCGTTCCAAACCATTTTGACAGAGATCTATCATATTATTAGCAAGAAGACATTAGCAGCTCAGGAAGCAGCTGCCAATTCTACAGTTCCTGGTCAAGGAACCACTATCAATGTTGCCGATGCCTCGGGGAACACGAAGAAAGGTTGCTGTTCCACTTAA
- the LOC7458455 gene encoding protein ENDOSPERM DEFECTIVE 1 isoform X2 translates to MMKQEQATLGPNPPNPPPRRPRVREVSSRFMSPIASPSSSLSPLPSNKQRSSSLQRQRRSQELDADCSPQRKQQQQQQQQHHQRAVVKLSKENEPRSHTHSHRPDTPTLNPINTSSYSKLLLMHQRSTSNINISSAAAKLLKSTGISISTDSSSDHHNINNDVRSSLPDLLGDTDTRFLAERNLNRLNNNNNPCASPCSRSLNLQRSTSSCDPSLFHSLKSAKLPPVGPCSKIPIDASRKTKKVSSHQEDVQSLKLLHNHYLQWRFVNAKAQASTQAQTSETERNLYSLGVKIAELYNSVKRKRVELGLLQRIKLLWTIVEAQMPYLDEWSAFETDYSVSLSEAIQALLNASLQVPISGNARADIREVGEALNSAAKLMDTIAFHIESLMPKVKECSLRGQLIQFYQSRHNQQQGEEQ, encoded by the exons ATGATGAAGCAAGAGCAGGCAACCCTAGGCCCGAATCCCCCAAATCCTCCTCCTCGGAGGCCGAGGGTGAGGGAGGTCAGTTCCAGGTTCATGTCTCCAATTGCTTCTCCCTCCTCCTCTCTTTCCCCTCTTCCGTCCAATAAACAGCGCTCCAGCTCCTTGCAAAGGCAGCGCCGCAGCCAGGAATTGGACGCCGACTGCAGCCCGCAgcgaaaacaacaacaacaacaacaacaacaacatcatcAGCGTGCTGTGGTCAAGCTTTCCAAGGAGAACGAACCAAGATCCCATACCCATAGTCACAGGCCCGATACCCCTACACTCAACCCCATCAACACATCCTCTTACTCTAAATTACTATTGATGCATCAACGTTCCACCTCcaacatcaacatatcatcgGCTGCTGCGAAGCTGTTGAAATCCACTGGGATCTCCATTTCCACTGATTCCTCTTCGGATCATCACAACATCAATAATGATGTCAGAAGCTCTCTTCCTGATCTCCTCGGCGATACTGATACTAGATTTCTAGCGGAGAGAAATCTTAACAggcttaataataataacaatccGTGTGCTTCCCCTTGCTCCCGTTCTCTCAATTTACAGCGATCTACAAGCAGCTGCGATCCCTCCTTGTTTCATTCACTCAAATCTGCAAAGCTGCCTCCAGTGGGCCCTTGCTCCAAGATCCCTATTGATGCttctagaaaaacaaagaaagtttCTAGTCACCAAGAAGATGTGCAATCTCTCAAGCTGCTGCACAACCACTACCTACAGTGGAGATTTGTCAACGCAAAAGCACAGGCTTCCACACAAGCTCAGACAAGCGAAACTGAG AGAAACCTGTATTCCCTTGGTGTCAAGATAGCAGAATTATACAACTCAGTGAAAAGAAAACGCGTTGAGCTTGGCCTTCTGCAGAGAATCAAACTTCTATGGACCATCGTTGAAGCTCAA ATGCCATATCTGGATGAATGGTCAGCTTTTGAAACGGATTATTCAGTATCCCTGTCAGAAGCAATTCAAGCTTTGTTGAATGCCTCACTTCAAGTTCCAATCAGTGGAAATGCTAGA GCTGATATTAGGGAGGTAGGGGAGGCATTGAACTCTGCAGCAAAATTGATGGACACAATAGCTTTTCACATTGAAAGCCTTATGCCAAAG GTAAAGGAATGCAGCTTGCGAGGGCAGCTAATTCAGTTCTATCAGAGCCGTCACAATCAACAACAGGGAGAGGAGCAATAA
- the LOC7458455 gene encoding protein ENDOSPERM DEFECTIVE 1 isoform X1 — translation MMKQEQATLGPNPPNPPPRRPRVREVSSRFMSPIASPSSSLSPLPSNKQRSSSLQRQRRSQELDADCSPQRKQQQQQQQQHHQRAVVKLSKENEPRSHTHSHRPDTPTLNPINTSSYSKLLLMHQRSTSNINISSAAAKLLKSTGISISTDSSSDHHNINNDVRSSLPDLLGDTDTRFLAERNLNRLNNNNNPCASPCSRSLNLQRSTSSCDPSLFHSLKSAKLPPVGPCSKIPIDASRKTKKVSSHQEDVQSLKLLHNHYLQWRFVNAKAQASTQAQTSETERNLYSLGVKIAELYNSVKRKRVELGLLQRIKLLWTIVEAQMPYLDEWSAFETDYSVSLSEAIQALLNASLQVPISGNARADIREVGEALNSAAKLMDTIAFHIESLMPKAEETEHLISEVARVTGGERGLIEECGDLLSVTYNSQVKECSLRGQLIQFYQSRHNQQQGEEQ, via the exons ATGATGAAGCAAGAGCAGGCAACCCTAGGCCCGAATCCCCCAAATCCTCCTCCTCGGAGGCCGAGGGTGAGGGAGGTCAGTTCCAGGTTCATGTCTCCAATTGCTTCTCCCTCCTCCTCTCTTTCCCCTCTTCCGTCCAATAAACAGCGCTCCAGCTCCTTGCAAAGGCAGCGCCGCAGCCAGGAATTGGACGCCGACTGCAGCCCGCAgcgaaaacaacaacaacaacaacaacaacaacatcatcAGCGTGCTGTGGTCAAGCTTTCCAAGGAGAACGAACCAAGATCCCATACCCATAGTCACAGGCCCGATACCCCTACACTCAACCCCATCAACACATCCTCTTACTCTAAATTACTATTGATGCATCAACGTTCCACCTCcaacatcaacatatcatcgGCTGCTGCGAAGCTGTTGAAATCCACTGGGATCTCCATTTCCACTGATTCCTCTTCGGATCATCACAACATCAATAATGATGTCAGAAGCTCTCTTCCTGATCTCCTCGGCGATACTGATACTAGATTTCTAGCGGAGAGAAATCTTAACAggcttaataataataacaatccGTGTGCTTCCCCTTGCTCCCGTTCTCTCAATTTACAGCGATCTACAAGCAGCTGCGATCCCTCCTTGTTTCATTCACTCAAATCTGCAAAGCTGCCTCCAGTGGGCCCTTGCTCCAAGATCCCTATTGATGCttctagaaaaacaaagaaagtttCTAGTCACCAAGAAGATGTGCAATCTCTCAAGCTGCTGCACAACCACTACCTACAGTGGAGATTTGTCAACGCAAAAGCACAGGCTTCCACACAAGCTCAGACAAGCGAAACTGAG AGAAACCTGTATTCCCTTGGTGTCAAGATAGCAGAATTATACAACTCAGTGAAAAGAAAACGCGTTGAGCTTGGCCTTCTGCAGAGAATCAAACTTCTATGGACCATCGTTGAAGCTCAA ATGCCATATCTGGATGAATGGTCAGCTTTTGAAACGGATTATTCAGTATCCCTGTCAGAAGCAATTCAAGCTTTGTTGAATGCCTCACTTCAAGTTCCAATCAGTGGAAATGCTAGA GCTGATATTAGGGAGGTAGGGGAGGCATTGAACTCTGCAGCAAAATTGATGGACACAATAGCTTTTCACATTGAAAGCCTTATGCCAAAG GCTGAAGAAACAGAACATTTGATCTCAGAAGTAGCTAGGGTGACTGGAGGAGAAAGAGGTCTTATTGAAGAATGTGGGGATCTGTTGTCAGTGACATATAATTCACAG GTAAAGGAATGCAGCTTGCGAGGGCAGCTAATTCAGTTCTATCAGAGCCGTCACAATCAACAACAGGGAGAGGAGCAATAA